In a genomic window of Streptomyces noursei ATCC 11455:
- the mycP gene encoding type VII secretion-associated serine protease mycosin, with amino-acid sequence MTFTRWMRAAGGTALLCVVGLASVASPAAADSIRDRQWALSAFDADAIEKVSTGRGVTVAVVDTGVDGTHPDLVGNVLPGKNLLKGDGRADRETESSHGTAMASLIAGHGHGPGGEAGIKGLAPEAKILPLIVNNQDGLQTGTGKGESPVSQAIRYAVDHGASVVNLSLGDTFKITDLDDAVRYARQKDAVIVAAAGNDGVDEPNYPASIPGVISVGAVDSSKKIWEKSNYGSNNLLAAPGVDIAGAGRDHGYQSGTGTSDATAYVSAAAALLRAKFPDLTAGQIANRLVKTAMLPDSMKGTKLPDKHYGYGFIRPYSALTEDIPAGSTNGPLPDPSAASMPSAAPAAPSGGSDAASSKDSGSAYVIWGVVGVVVLGVVAVLAAVVVKRRRPVVPPPSPYGQQPPRPPFQQ; translated from the coding sequence GTGACGTTCACACGATGGATGAGAGCGGCAGGCGGGACGGCACTGTTGTGCGTGGTCGGCCTCGCGAGCGTGGCGTCCCCGGCTGCCGCGGATTCCATTCGCGATCGTCAGTGGGCCTTGTCGGCATTCGATGCTGATGCGATTGAGAAGGTATCCACGGGGCGGGGCGTGACCGTAGCCGTCGTCGACACCGGTGTCGACGGGACACACCCCGACCTCGTGGGCAACGTGCTGCCTGGAAAGAACCTGCTTAAGGGCGACGGTCGTGCCGACCGTGAAACAGAGAGTTCGCACGGCACCGCCATGGCCTCCCTGATCGCAGGACATGGTCACGGGCCTGGGGGCGAGGCTGGCATCAAGGGGCTCGCCCCTGAGGCAAAGATTCTGCCGCTCATTGTGAACAATCAGGATGGCTTGCAGACCGGCACGGGTAAGGGTGAGTCCCCCGTCTCGCAGGCGATCCGTTATGCAGTCGATCACGGAGCGTCAGTCGTCAATTTGTCTTTGGGTGACACGTTCAAGATTACTGATCTGGACGATGCCGTTCGGTATGCGCGGCAGAAGGATGCCGTAATTGTTGCCGCGGCCGGCAATGATGGCGTCGACGAGCCGAACTACCCCGCGAGCATCCCAGGTGTGATCTCGGTAGGAGCGGTCGACTCTTCAAAGAAGATCTGGGAGAAGTCCAACTACGGGTCCAACAACCTGCTCGCAGCACCAGGAGTGGACATCGCTGGCGCAGGACGTGATCACGGCTACCAAAGCGGTACCGGAACCTCCGACGCCACCGCCTACGTCTCAGCCGCCGCCGCCCTGCTCCGCGCAAAGTTCCCAGACCTCACGGCCGGTCAGATCGCGAACCGCCTCGTGAAGACTGCCATGTTGCCGGATTCCATGAAGGGTACAAAGCTCCCGGACAAGCACTATGGCTACGGGTTCATCCGCCCGTACAGCGCCTTGACTGAGGACATCCCCGCCGGTTCGACGAACGGGCCGCTGCCGGACCCGTCGGCCGCGTCTATGCCCTCGGCAGCTCCCGCTGCTCCGTCCGGCGGTTCCGACGCCGCCTCCTCCAAGGACAGCGGTTCCGCATACGTCATCTGGGGTGTCGTCGGGGTCGTAGTGCTGGGGGTCGTGGCCGTACTGGCTGCGGTCGTCGTCAAGCGCCGGCGTCCCGTCGTGCCTCCACCTTCCCCGTACGGCCAGCAACCACCCAGGCCGCCCTTCCAGCAGTAG
- a CDS encoding DUF6571 family protein, translated as MVAFSDLLHADLGKLQASADEWNLLPKKYQGLQELFEARVTQPLKSDWHGDAAEQAQLSLTKIKEQYAAAAQEAHAIATLLLDAHAEFSAAQKKLHRIIDEEAPAEKLQVLDNGMVIDTDPDSQGFMAGGYSEVFHPERKAKIEAIQRRIEKVLRDATAADEAADWALRQDSNGKNNASFNKNIYTSLDSARDAKKDMAEALRLTKKGEDLTNDELDRLGKILSKRKNDMVFAERFSTVMGPKGVLEFWREASGPNSGERGPERNAALKQLQAGLGSTLGIATQSDSTAMDEWKQKMLALGPQTIDPGGPGGPSAKGYQLMSSLMRSGSFDTDFLNDYGRDLVSYEKSRASSTPRQLWAPDATMARIDYSSDGPGSDPMTGYMDALSKNPEAATQFLDPGEDRQSGNLKYLVHGRQWMPDSFHEKTGQGSLALAIEAGATGHEPGEEDPLREHTASQARVMRDSINMLDGGPKNEKLPEGMQRPIANALGDYVSDTHDILTANNASLDHAGKGESGVWSDEGTGQIRMSTDRPSLIRVMRGVSDDPEAYHILQEAETAHVAQQLSDLSPDAPEKDVKGVMGDAAGATGAIDAIQGDVILDRRDDGLTDNKWWIGKAGYHTAAGIVTRFPVVGDIAVRLTDVGVTAWQQHMDSAVQAAGAGEIDQNTIHGELGKSGQAGVHKMVAEWYRMHNDDPDSGHAHSMQNEMRGIYEDGRTDAQDALGRGKNHN; from the coding sequence ATGGTGGCATTCTCCGATCTCCTCCACGCCGACCTCGGCAAGCTCCAGGCATCAGCGGACGAGTGGAACCTGCTCCCCAAGAAGTACCAGGGCCTGCAGGAGCTGTTCGAGGCACGTGTCACCCAGCCCCTGAAGTCCGACTGGCACGGGGACGCAGCCGAACAGGCGCAGCTGTCACTCACGAAGATCAAGGAGCAGTACGCTGCCGCGGCGCAAGAGGCGCACGCCATCGCGACTCTGTTGCTCGACGCCCACGCGGAGTTCAGCGCGGCACAGAAGAAGCTCCACCGGATCATCGATGAGGAAGCACCTGCCGAGAAGCTCCAAGTGCTGGACAACGGCATGGTCATCGACACCGATCCGGACAGCCAGGGATTCATGGCCGGCGGATATAGCGAGGTCTTCCACCCGGAGCGCAAGGCCAAGATCGAGGCCATCCAAAGGCGCATCGAGAAGGTGCTGCGGGATGCCACCGCAGCGGACGAAGCTGCGGACTGGGCGCTGCGTCAGGACTCCAACGGCAAGAACAACGCTTCCTTCAACAAGAACATCTACACGTCGTTGGACTCGGCCCGAGACGCCAAGAAGGACATGGCCGAGGCTCTGAGACTCACCAAGAAGGGCGAAGACCTCACCAACGACGAGCTCGACCGATTGGGGAAGATCCTGTCCAAGCGCAAGAACGACATGGTCTTCGCGGAGAGGTTCTCCACCGTGATGGGTCCGAAGGGTGTACTGGAATTCTGGCGAGAGGCATCAGGGCCCAACTCCGGAGAGCGGGGCCCGGAGCGTAATGCAGCCCTCAAGCAGTTGCAGGCCGGCCTCGGCTCCACACTCGGAATTGCCACACAGAGCGACAGCACGGCGATGGACGAGTGGAAGCAGAAGATGCTGGCGCTCGGGCCGCAGACCATCGACCCTGGAGGGCCTGGCGGGCCCAGCGCCAAGGGGTACCAGCTCATGAGCAGCCTGATGCGGAGCGGCAGCTTCGACACCGACTTCCTCAACGACTACGGCCGAGACCTCGTGAGCTACGAGAAGTCCAGGGCCTCGTCGACGCCGAGGCAGTTGTGGGCTCCTGACGCCACCATGGCGCGAATCGACTACTCCAGTGACGGCCCGGGCAGCGATCCCATGACGGGCTACATGGACGCGCTGAGCAAGAACCCCGAGGCAGCCACGCAGTTCCTCGACCCGGGCGAGGACCGCCAGAGCGGGAACCTCAAATACCTTGTGCATGGCCGGCAGTGGATGCCGGACAGTTTCCATGAAAAGACCGGGCAGGGTTCACTGGCGCTGGCCATCGAAGCCGGCGCTACCGGACATGAGCCCGGTGAGGAAGACCCTCTACGTGAGCACACTGCGTCGCAGGCCAGGGTCATGCGTGACAGCATCAACATGCTCGATGGTGGTCCAAAGAACGAGAAGCTCCCTGAGGGCATGCAACGTCCGATCGCCAATGCGCTTGGTGACTACGTATCGGATACGCACGACATCCTGACAGCTAACAACGCTTCCCTGGACCATGCCGGGAAGGGTGAATCAGGCGTTTGGAGCGACGAAGGCACCGGACAGATACGGATGTCTACCGACAGGCCGTCCTTGATTCGGGTAATGCGCGGAGTCTCGGATGACCCTGAGGCGTACCACATCCTGCAGGAGGCAGAAACAGCCCATGTAGCACAGCAGCTGTCTGATCTCTCGCCCGATGCTCCAGAGAAGGACGTGAAGGGCGTCATGGGCGATGCTGCAGGAGCCACCGGCGCCATTGACGCTATCCAAGGGGACGTCATCCTCGACCGTCGTGACGACGGACTCACTGACAACAAATGGTGGATCGGAAAGGCTGGCTACCACACCGCTGCGGGCATCGTCACTAGATTCCCTGTAGTCGGCGATATCGCGGTTCGTCTCACCGACGTTGGTGTTACCGCCTGGCAGCAGCACATGGATTCAGCTGTTCAAGCAGCAGGGGCTGGCGAGATTGATCAGAACACCATTCACGGTGAACTAGGCAAGAGCGGACAAGCGGGCGTCCACAAGATGGTGGCCGAGTGGTACAGGATGCACAACGATGACCCCGATTCAGGACATGCTCATTCCATGCAGAATGAGATGCGCGGTATTTACGAAGACGGTCGCACCGATGCCCAAGACGCACTGGGGCGAGGGAAGAACCATAACTAG
- a CDS encoding 3-deoxy-manno-octulosonate cytidylyltransferase, producing MAVTPTKPKRPPRRHIAVIPCRWGASRFPGKPLAMLGDKPLLWHVHQRCQEAQCLDDAVVATDDHRIEEVCQQLGIPCLMTGEHATGTDRVAACAQHLQADGYINVQGDEPFIDPAAIDAVSEAVAHLEAATPAVNAYTPIADTAAAIDHNVVKVVIGTDSNALMFSRQPIPYPRSGYPAYFRQLGLYGFTAAGLEVFRELDQGPLERTEGVEMLRFVEHSYNVRMLPVADAGLAVDTPEDLVRAQRLLQRTWSCPEAEVPRKCT from the coding sequence GTGGCCGTTACGCCAACGAAGCCCAAACGCCCCCCACGCCGGCACATAGCGGTGATCCCATGCCGCTGGGGCGCATCACGATTTCCCGGCAAGCCCCTGGCCATGCTCGGCGACAAGCCTCTGCTGTGGCACGTCCACCAGCGATGCCAAGAAGCTCAATGCCTTGACGACGCGGTCGTCGCGACTGATGACCACCGCATCGAGGAAGTGTGCCAACAGCTCGGCATCCCCTGCCTGATGACGGGCGAGCACGCCACCGGCACCGATCGCGTCGCCGCATGTGCCCAGCACCTCCAAGCCGATGGATACATCAACGTCCAGGGCGACGAACCGTTCATCGATCCTGCGGCGATCGACGCCGTCTCGGAAGCCGTGGCCCACCTCGAAGCCGCCACTCCAGCGGTCAATGCCTACACGCCCATAGCCGACACAGCAGCTGCCATCGACCACAACGTCGTAAAGGTCGTCATCGGCACGGACAGCAACGCCTTGATGTTCTCTCGGCAGCCGATTCCGTACCCGCGGAGCGGCTACCCGGCCTACTTCCGTCAGCTCGGGCTGTACGGATTCACGGCCGCCGGCCTGGAGGTCTTTCGGGAGCTGGACCAGGGGCCACTCGAACGCACCGAGGGCGTCGAGATGCTGCGCTTCGTCGAGCACTCGTACAACGTGCGGATGCTGCCCGTGGCAGACGCCGGCCTCGCCGTGGACACCCCCGAGGATCTCGTTCGTGCCCAACGCCTTCTACAACGGACGTGGTCTTGCCCCGAGGCGGAAGTTCCGCGGAAGTGCACCTGA
- a CDS encoding NUDIX hydrolase — protein MTAAYLVRHSDEQEALQPLREALARREDPTSHKTYPGHVTCSAIVIDRHDRVLHIHHRILRKDLLPGGHIEAADTTLPDAALRELQEEAGIPSSALATLNGYADIPFDIDVHDIAANPDRGEPRHHHYDFRFAFHLLGERKMHLQPEEVTDFQWLPFPEVTAPTIASKLALLHRSTSS, from the coding sequence GTGACCGCGGCATACCTTGTACGCCACTCCGACGAGCAGGAAGCACTCCAGCCACTACGGGAGGCCCTGGCACGCCGGGAAGATCCCACCAGCCACAAGACCTACCCGGGGCACGTCACTTGCAGTGCCATCGTGATCGACCGGCACGACCGGGTGCTGCACATCCACCACCGGATCCTTCGCAAGGACCTGCTGCCCGGCGGCCATATCGAGGCAGCCGACACCACTCTTCCTGACGCCGCTCTACGCGAACTCCAAGAAGAAGCCGGCATTCCGTCCAGCGCCCTGGCGACGCTGAACGGCTACGCAGACATCCCGTTCGACATCGATGTACACGACATCGCAGCCAACCCCGACAGAGGCGAACCACGGCACCACCACTACGACTTCCGGTTCGCCTTCCATCTCCTCGGCGAGCGGAAGATGCACCTCCAACCAGAGGAAGTCACGGACTTCCAGTGGCTTCCTTTCCCCGAGGTCACTGCTCCCACGATCGCTAGCAAGCTCGCCCTCCTGCACCGTTCCACGAGTTCCTGA
- a CDS encoding adenosylhomocysteinase, producing MESPEKARLDAFFRRITERFPAVGDVSALIITHLLSDRPAFLRAMARTTTIAAVLPKPKSVNATALAETRRRYAVHTLTREMFADPTSALDYLEVNVPGRDVVLLDIGGYYAPSLDTLVDKFSGRILGVVEDTENGHQRYEALGQLPCPVFSVARSPLKDCEDHLVGRSIVFSTEALVRTRGDILTGRDACVVGFGKVGRSIAQTLRAHDLRVVVYDNDPVKRVQAHAQGFRTTATCTEAIHNAGLVLCATGNLALRQSDFAALRNGAYVASVTSSEDELELDALNDLYRRTFTGEHLDRYDVTGHYFYVLADGNAVNFLHGAAVGTYIHLVQAEILAATSTLTQGPRDPGLHEMPSRDRQAIATAWLDHFAR from the coding sequence GTGGAGAGCCCAGAGAAAGCCCGGCTGGACGCCTTCTTCCGACGTATCACCGAGCGCTTCCCGGCCGTCGGCGACGTCAGCGCGCTGATCATCACGCATCTGCTCTCCGACCGCCCGGCCTTCCTGCGCGCGATGGCCCGCACGACCACCATCGCCGCCGTGCTCCCCAAGCCCAAGTCCGTGAATGCCACAGCCCTGGCAGAGACCCGCCGCAGGTACGCCGTCCACACCCTCACGCGCGAGATGTTCGCCGACCCGACCAGCGCCCTCGACTACCTCGAAGTCAACGTGCCAGGCCGCGACGTCGTCCTCCTCGACATCGGCGGCTACTACGCCCCCAGCCTCGACACCCTCGTCGACAAGTTCTCCGGACGCATCCTGGGAGTCGTCGAGGACACCGAGAACGGCCACCAGCGGTATGAGGCACTCGGCCAACTACCCTGCCCCGTGTTCTCGGTGGCCCGCTCCCCGCTGAAGGACTGCGAGGACCACCTCGTCGGGCGATCCATCGTCTTCTCCACGGAGGCCCTCGTACGCACCCGAGGTGACATCCTCACCGGCCGCGACGCCTGCGTCGTCGGCTTCGGCAAAGTCGGCCGGAGCATCGCCCAGACCCTGCGGGCCCACGACCTCCGCGTCGTCGTCTACGACAACGATCCCGTCAAGCGAGTGCAAGCCCACGCTCAGGGCTTCCGCACCACCGCCACCTGCACCGAAGCGATCCACAATGCCGGGCTCGTACTGTGCGCCACGGGCAACCTGGCCCTCCGGCAGAGCGACTTCGCGGCCCTCCGCAACGGCGCGTACGTCGCCTCGGTCACCTCCTCCGAGGACGAACTCGAACTCGACGCACTGAACGACCTCTACCGGCGCACGTTCACCGGGGAACATCTGGACCGGTACGACGTGACCGGCCACTACTTCTACGTCCTGGCCGACGGCAACGCCGTCAACTTCCTGCACGGTGCTGCCGTCGGCACATACATCCACCTCGTCCAAGCCGAAATACTCGCGGCCACATCCACGCTCACACAGGGCCCTCGCGACCCCGGCCTCCACGAGATGCCCTCGCGCGACCGCCAGGCCATCGCCACGGCCTGGCTCGACCACTTCGCCAGGTGA
- a CDS encoding NAD-dependent epimerase/dehydratase family protein encodes MPDTHSTATPAIPRRALVTGAAGFIGSHLAQTLAQAGTTVIGVDRRDPTRDQTAAANLAPLHGLPGYLHITADLLNCAIDPLLFDADAIFHLAGIPGVRPSWGPQFSEYVNANILATQRLMDAATRMRVPRLVVASSSSVYGPTNGGPSTEGDHPRPASPYAVTKLAEEQLCLAHASRADCSTSVVALRYFTVYGPRQRPDMFTHRALHAALTGQPLRLYGDGHQRRDFTYIDDVVTATISAASAPIDTGIVNVGGGSNASLLDVINIAKSLAGREIHVHTDGARNGDVLTTRADPRRARSVLGWQPTVDLTAGIRAQMHAMTGPTHQSAA; translated from the coding sequence GTGCCGGACACCCACTCCACAGCGACCCCCGCGATCCCCCGACGTGCCCTTGTGACCGGCGCGGCCGGCTTCATCGGATCCCACCTCGCCCAGACCCTCGCCCAGGCAGGCACCACCGTCATCGGAGTCGACCGCCGCGATCCAACCAGGGACCAGACGGCCGCCGCCAACCTCGCCCCACTGCACGGCCTCCCGGGCTACCTGCACATCACCGCGGATCTCCTCAACTGCGCCATCGATCCACTCCTCTTCGACGCAGACGCGATCTTCCATCTGGCAGGCATCCCCGGCGTACGACCCTCATGGGGACCGCAATTCAGCGAGTACGTCAACGCCAACATCCTCGCCACCCAGCGGCTGATGGACGCCGCCACCCGCATGCGCGTCCCACGGCTGGTCGTGGCCTCATCCTCCAGCGTCTACGGCCCCACAAACGGCGGTCCCAGCACGGAAGGCGACCACCCCCGGCCGGCATCCCCGTACGCCGTCACCAAGCTCGCCGAGGAACAGCTCTGCCTCGCCCACGCCTCCCGAGCCGACTGCTCCACCAGCGTCGTCGCCCTCCGCTACTTCACCGTCTACGGCCCCCGCCAGCGCCCCGACATGTTCACCCACCGCGCCCTCCACGCCGCGCTGACCGGGCAACCACTGCGACTGTACGGGGACGGCCACCAGCGCCGTGACTTCACCTACATCGACGACGTCGTCACCGCCACCATCTCCGCCGCGAGCGCCCCCATCGACACAGGCATCGTCAACGTCGGCGGCGGCTCGAACGCTTCCTTGCTCGACGTGATCAACATCGCGAAGTCCCTCGCCGGCCGAGAGATCCACGTCCACACCGACGGCGCCCGCAACGGAGACGTCCTGACTACCCGCGCCGACCCGCGGCGGGCCCGCTCCGTACTTGGCTGGCAGCCCACCGTCGATCTGACCGCCGGCATACGCGCACAGATGCACGCCATGACCGGACCCACCCACCAATCGGCCGCCTGA
- a CDS encoding aminoglycoside phosphotransferase, which produces MSTTNEDPRIAFARHTVGPVSVVDTPNLPSHLLQLVDTQGNTYVAKQYGSQARYVQETQAYMTWRRYLKDHAPELVARQDSIHTLLITAVPGHNGDALPPGSDEEARAHHDAGAVLQLLHHATRRRTTAGAGAALADRLRSWVARADHASLLSHAERKILSRTADELAGSRMDSAVCHLDYQPRNWHVGHGLWTYDFEHMRRDARIRDFARLHFRHWQAAPRLREAFFTGYGSRLTDAEQRLMERFGAIEAVTALVRGHEQGDMTLSAHGRTVLSQLS; this is translated from the coding sequence GTGAGCACGACCAACGAAGACCCGCGCATCGCATTCGCACGCCACACGGTCGGGCCGGTCAGCGTCGTCGACACCCCGAACCTCCCGTCCCACCTTCTCCAGCTCGTCGACACCCAGGGCAACACCTACGTCGCCAAGCAGTACGGAAGCCAGGCGCGCTACGTCCAGGAGACGCAGGCGTACATGACGTGGCGCCGCTATCTCAAGGACCACGCCCCCGAGTTGGTCGCCCGCCAGGACTCCATCCACACGCTCCTCATCACCGCGGTGCCGGGGCACAACGGCGACGCACTGCCGCCGGGTTCGGACGAGGAGGCGAGGGCGCACCACGACGCCGGAGCCGTCCTCCAGCTCCTTCATCATGCGACGCGCCGCCGTACGACTGCGGGGGCCGGAGCCGCCCTGGCGGATCGGCTACGAAGCTGGGTCGCCAGGGCCGACCACGCCAGCCTCCTGTCCCACGCCGAGCGAAAGATCCTCTCGCGGACCGCGGACGAGCTGGCCGGCAGCAGGATGGACAGTGCCGTCTGCCACCTCGACTACCAGCCCAGGAACTGGCACGTCGGACACGGCTTGTGGACCTACGACTTCGAGCACATGCGACGCGACGCCCGCATCCGGGACTTCGCCCGACTTCACTTCCGCCACTGGCAGGCAGCCCCCCGGCTGCGCGAGGCGTTCTTCACCGGCTACGGGAGCCGCCTCACAGACGCCGAGCAACGGCTCATGGAGCGATTCGGCGCCATCGAAGCCGTCACCGCACTCGTCCGCGGCCACGAACAAGGCGACATGACCCTGAGCGCCCACGGCCGCACCGTCCTGTCCCAACTCAGCTGA
- a CDS encoding histidine phosphatase family protein, protein MITTELVFVRHGEAQCNADGLVGGPATCTGLTRLGYVQVERAAARLAAEHRAQPFTALYAGPRLRLQQSGEILGQALDLEPLVEPGLDGPVHGAADGKPWHYVKTVANGGPHAHPDQPWAAGSDTWNGYLRRAEAFLHDLIVQHHGDRVLLAAHGETILAAHALLLGLGSMTEAGFTVSHASITRWQHHLNRLGQRRWMLDRHNDTAHLSALRAGATP, encoded by the coding sequence GTGATCACCACCGAACTCGTCTTCGTCCGCCACGGAGAAGCGCAGTGCAATGCCGATGGCCTCGTCGGCGGCCCGGCCACCTGCACAGGGCTCACCCGCCTCGGATACGTCCAGGTCGAGAGGGCCGCAGCCAGGCTGGCCGCCGAGCATCGGGCCCAGCCCTTCACCGCGCTGTATGCCGGCCCCCGACTGCGCCTCCAGCAGAGCGGAGAAATCCTCGGGCAGGCCCTCGACCTGGAGCCGCTCGTTGAACCTGGCCTCGACGGACCTGTTCATGGCGCGGCCGACGGCAAGCCCTGGCACTACGTGAAAACCGTGGCCAACGGCGGCCCGCATGCCCACCCCGACCAACCCTGGGCCGCCGGTTCCGACACCTGGAACGGCTACCTCCGCCGGGCCGAAGCGTTCCTCCACGACCTCATCGTCCAGCACCATGGCGACCGCGTTCTGCTCGCCGCCCACGGCGAAACAATCCTTGCTGCCCACGCTCTGCTGCTCGGGCTCGGGTCGATGACGGAAGCGGGTTTCACCGTCTCACATGCCTCCATCACCCGATGGCAGCACCATCTCAATCGGCTCGGCCAGCGCAGGTGGATGCTCGACCGGCACAACGACACCGCCCACCTCTCCGCCCTACGAGCGGGAGCGACGCCGTGA
- a CDS encoding phosphotransferase, giving the protein MSFRFTKNYETFAKAAAAARHHGWLATHAKPLRQPALTAVGPNSLTFEFIDGRHARREDLPRLAEILGDAHGAAWASDLHRAQMDRPHTFRDVTVFEDFRSCREAALRKRLQQGFLPNPSALHAMLTLLERSADGPAAFYKDCNPRNFLITGDDTVFSLDTDDLTLAPFGYDLAKLIATLIMTHGPIAPSDIAAALHVYNRAAAQHDAQLGTTSRERLGNFLALHAVLTAPYAGRNGYRYRWLPQR; this is encoded by the coding sequence ATGTCGTTCCGATTCACCAAGAACTACGAGACCTTCGCAAAGGCGGCTGCCGCGGCCCGTCACCACGGATGGCTCGCCACCCATGCCAAGCCGCTGCGGCAGCCGGCCCTGACGGCGGTCGGCCCGAACAGTCTCACGTTCGAGTTCATCGACGGTCGCCACGCCCGCAGAGAAGACCTCCCACGCCTCGCCGAGATCCTGGGAGACGCGCACGGCGCCGCTTGGGCAAGCGACCTGCACCGCGCCCAGATGGACAGGCCGCACACCTTCCGGGACGTCACCGTCTTCGAGGATTTCCGCTCGTGCCGGGAAGCGGCTCTGCGTAAACGGCTGCAGCAGGGCTTCCTGCCCAATCCATCTGCCCTGCACGCCATGCTGACGCTGCTGGAGCGCTCCGCCGACGGGCCTGCTGCCTTCTACAAGGACTGCAACCCACGGAACTTCCTGATCACTGGGGACGACACGGTCTTCAGTCTCGATACGGACGACCTCACCCTCGCACCCTTCGGATACGACCTGGCCAAGCTGATCGCGACGCTGATCATGACGCACGGCCCGATCGCCCCGTCCGACATCGCAGCAGCTCTGCACGTATACAACCGCGCCGCCGCCCAGCACGACGCCCAGCTGGGTACGACGAGCCGAGAGCGCCTCGGCAACTTTCTCGCACTTCATGCCGTGCTGACCGCGCCCTATGCCGGTCGCAACGGCTACCGCTACCGCTGGCTGCCCCAGCGCTGA
- a CDS encoding class I SAM-dependent methyltransferase, with the protein MITNPFLDPDRQGELYGHDARLASRSTALMRARTAGRPVPEAIVQLAQAHQAGAGRRLGLVADIGCGRGTSTRVLAEQLRPQRLLGIDASPALVAAARRRVGHHPGTQLAFLQGDFHHLPLPDASCELAVAAFCLYHSPEPGRAIAEIARSLVPGGIAVLVTKAIDSYKELDALVAAGLDPRAERHESLYATAHGGNLADLTKPTMDVVAIEHEEHRFEFSDLDHAAEYLATNPKYDLAPGLYGNPGALAAALHEWHVDKPIATTSVITYVVARSERGQS; encoded by the coding sequence GTGATCACGAACCCGTTTCTCGACCCCGATCGACAGGGCGAGCTGTACGGCCACGACGCTCGGCTGGCCAGCCGCTCCACTGCTCTGATGCGGGCGAGGACCGCCGGCCGTCCCGTCCCCGAGGCCATCGTCCAGCTGGCTCAAGCGCACCAGGCCGGGGCCGGCCGTCGCCTCGGCTTGGTGGCGGACATCGGCTGTGGTCGCGGCACCAGCACCCGAGTCCTGGCCGAGCAGCTGAGGCCGCAGCGCCTCCTGGGCATCGATGCCTCTCCGGCACTGGTGGCCGCCGCCCGCAGGCGTGTCGGCCACCACCCCGGAACACAACTGGCCTTCCTCCAAGGGGACTTCCACCATCTGCCCCTCCCCGACGCGTCGTGTGAGCTGGCTGTTGCCGCGTTCTGCCTCTACCACTCACCCGAACCCGGCCGCGCCATCGCCGAGATCGCCCGCTCCCTGGTCCCCGGCGGGATCGCGGTGCTCGTCACCAAGGCGATCGACAGCTACAAAGAGCTGGACGCCCTGGTGGCAGCAGGACTCGACCCACGCGCCGAGCGGCACGAGAGCCTCTACGCCACCGCGCACGGAGGCAACCTCGCCGACCTGACGAAGCCGACCATGGACGTGGTGGCGATCGAGCACGAGGAACACCGCTTTGAGTTCTCCGATCTCGATCACGCCGCCGAATACCTCGCCACCAACCCCAAGTACGACCTCGCGCCCGGCTTGTACGGCAACCCGGGCGCGCTGGCCGCCGCACTTCATGAATGGCACGTGGACAAGCCGATCGCCACCACCTCGGTCATCACGTACGTCGTGGCACGGTCCGAGAGGGGCCAGTCCTGA
- a CDS encoding topology modulation protein, translating to MKKVAIVGCGGSGKSHLARQLATLLDAPVTHLDAAFYDDEWNALPMEKFAEVQRDLVAQPAWVIDGNYNSTLQIRLEACDTVVLMDVSTPAALWGIFSRQIRHGAGHKGNGVHNRIHWGVIKYVATYRRKMRPRVMAKIEEFASGRADVVMLTGRRHTRRWLQQIATQHA from the coding sequence ATGAAGAAGGTCGCCATCGTCGGCTGCGGAGGCAGCGGCAAGTCCCATCTGGCCCGCCAGCTGGCCACGCTGCTCGATGCACCGGTGACGCACCTGGATGCCGCGTTCTACGACGACGAGTGGAACGCCCTGCCCATGGAGAAATTCGCCGAGGTACAGCGCGACCTGGTCGCGCAGCCGGCCTGGGTGATCGACGGGAACTACAACTCCACGCTGCAGATCCGGCTCGAAGCCTGCGACACCGTGGTGCTGATGGACGTCTCGACCCCGGCCGCACTGTGGGGGATCTTCTCCCGGCAGATCCGGCACGGTGCCGGACACAAGGGCAACGGGGTGCACAACCGCATCCACTGGGGCGTGATCAAGTACGTGGCCACGTATCGGCGCAAGATGCGACCGCGGGTCATGGCCAAGATCGAGGAGTTCGCCTCCGGGCGCGCCGATGTGGTGATGCTCACCGGCCGCCGGCACACGCGGCGCTGGCTGCAGCAGATCGCCACACAGCACGCCTGA